One window of the Camelina sativa cultivar DH55 chromosome 1, Cs, whole genome shotgun sequence genome contains the following:
- the LOC104789552 gene encoding cationic amino acid transporter 4, vacuolar-like — translation MNSLVRRKQVDSVHLIKNDGHLHQLAKKLSVVDLVAIGVGTTIGAGVYILVGTVAREHTGPALAVSFFIAGVAAALSACCYAELASRCPSAGSAYHYAYICLGEGIAWLVGWALVLDYTIGGSAIARGITPNLASFFGGSDKLPVFLARQTIPGLGIVVDPCAALLVMIVTILLCFGIKESSLVQAIVTSVNVCTLVFIIVVGGYLACKTGWVGYDLPSGYFPFGLNGILAGSAVVFFSYIGFDTVTSTAEEVKNPQRDLPLGIGIALLICCVLYMLLSIVIVGLVPYYTLNPDTPISSAFGDSGMQWAAYILTTGAITALCASLLGSLLAQPRIFMAMARDGLLPAFFSEISPRTQVPVKSTIAIGVLAAALAFFMDVAQLSEMVSVGTLMAFTAVAACVLVLRYVPPDGVPQPSSSQTDTDESRAETETFLVDAVESSDSPLLGDETARDEKYFGKRRNIAAWSITLVCIGVLGLASAASAERLPSFPRFTICGVSAAILLGSLITLGYIDEDEERHNFGHKGGFLCPCVPYLPVLCILINTYLIINIGAGTWIRVLIWLLIGSMIYLFYGRSHSLLNNAVYVPTTTSTRKTTDHLA, via the exons ATGAACAGTCTTGTTCGAAGGAAACAAGTTGATTCTGTTCATCTTATCAAAAACGATGGACATCTTCATCAGCTTGCCAAGAAACTATCTGTGGTTGATCTTGTAGCTATTG GAGTTGGGACGACGATTGGAGCAGGAGTGTATATTCTTGTGGGAACTGTAGCTAGAGAGCACACAGGACCTGCTCTTGCTGTTTCATTTTTCATTGCTGGAGTTGCGGCTGCTCTCTCGGCGTGTTGTTATGCTGAGCTTGCTTCTCGCTGTCCATCTGCTGGGAGTGCTTATCATTATGCATACATATGTCTTGGAGAAGG GATTgcttggttggttggttgggcACTGGTGTTGGATTATACAATTGGTGGATCAGCCATTGCCCGTGGAATAACTCCGAATCTG GCATCTTTTTTTGGAGGTTCGGACAAACTTCCTGTTTTCCTAGCTCGACAAACCATACCTGGACTTGGTATTGTGGTTGATCCATGTGCAGCACTGTTGGTTATGATTGTCACGATACTACtatgttttgggataaaggaG AGTTCATTAGTACAAGCAATAGTGACCTCAGTGAATGTTTGCACCTTGGTTTTCATCATAGTAGTTGGTGGATACTTAGCTTGTAAGACTGGATGGGTTGGATATGATCTTCCGAGTGG GTATTTTCCTTTTGGATTAAATGGGATACTCGCTGGATCTGCTGTAGTATTCTTCTCATACATTGGATTTGATACTGTAACTAGTACGGCTGAAGAG GTGAAAAATCCTCAAAGGGATCTTCCACTGGGAATCGGGATTGCATTACTGATATGCTGCGTTCTGTATATGCTTTTATCAATAGTTATTGTTGGACTAGTTCCATACTATACATTGAATCCTGATACTCCTATCTCCTCTGCATTTGGAGACAGTGGGATGCAGTGGGCAGC GTACATCTTAACAACTGGGGCAATAACTGCTCTATGCGCGAGTTTGTTGGGTTCTCTTCTTGCACAG CCACGAATTTTCATGGCAATGGCAAGGGATGGATTGTTGCCAGCTTTCTTTTCAGAAATTAGCCCACGAACTCAAGTACCAGTGAAAAGTACAATAGCTATTGGTGTGCTGGCTGCTGCACTCGCATTTTTCATGGATGTTGCACAGTTGTCCGAGATG GTTAGTGTAGGCACTCTAATGGCATTCACTGCCGTTGCAGCCTGTGTGCTAGTTCTTAGATATGTACCACCAGATGGAGTTCCCCAACCATCTTCCTCTCAAACTGATACCGATGAAAGTAGAGCCGAAACTGAAACGTTTCTTGTGGATGCTGTAGAATCTTCTGATTCCCCTCTTCTTGGCGACGAAACAGCTCGAG ATGAGAAGTATTTTGGTAAGAGAAGAAACATTGCTGCCTGGAGTATAACTCTTGTGTGCATAGGTGTCCTAGGTCTTGCTTCAGCAGCTTCAGCTGAGCGTCTTCCAAG TTTTCCTCGGTTCACTATATGTGGTGTCAGTGCAGCCATCTTGCTTGGGAGTTTGATTACTCTTGGCTACATCGATGAGGATGAAGAGAGGCACAATTTTGGACACAAAGGAG GGTTTCTTTGCCCATGCGTCCCATACCTTCCAGTTCTTTGCATTTTGATCAACACCTACTTGATCATCAACATTGG AGCTGGGACATGGATCAGGGTCTTGATATGGCTACTTATTGGAAGCATGATATATCTCTTCTATGGCCGATCTCACAGCTTATTGAACAATGCGGTTTATGTTCCAACGACGACTTCTACCAGAAAAACAACAGATCATCTTGCCTGA